A window of Panicum virgatum strain AP13 chromosome 8K, P.virgatum_v5, whole genome shotgun sequence contains these coding sequences:
- the LOC120644972 gene encoding 3-hydroxyisobutyryl-CoA hydrolase 1-like isoform X1: MISGEIERHSTSNVRFGSLRRGLETLACMPARGKEEMASLHYSGSTAGGVDSDQVRHCYLLVEANGSTRTLILNRPKQLNALSSTMIKELLRSFIAYQKDDGVKLLIMKGKGRAFCAGGDIVVYSQAILDVGWKWGADLFENLYFLNYIIATSIKPQVSLLTGIVMGGGAGISLNGRFRVVTDKTVFAMPETALGFFPDVSYFLSRLPGFYGEYVALAGARLDGEEMLACGLATHFVRSNRLPLLEESLKKVDTSNTFVVCGIIDQFSEHPSLKENSSLKRLEIINKCFSKRTIEEIISALEQVASNLSDEWVTATIQSLKKASPTSLKITLRSIREGRTQSVGDCLRREYRMVCHVVRGDFSRDLFEGCRAIMIEKDKNPKWMPPSLDQVHEEAVEQYFSKIDDPQWEELNLPSRHSHGRNIESKL, from the exons ATGATCAGTGGTGAGATTGAGAGGCACAGTACTTCCAACGTCCGATTCGGGAGCCTCCGGCGCGGCCTCGAGACGCTTGCTTGCATGCCTGCCCGGGGGAAGGAAGAGATGGCCTCGCTGCATTATTCCGGCAGCACTGCTGGTGGGGTTGACTCAGACCAGGTCCGGCATTGTTAT CTTTTGGTAGAAGCAAATGGCTCTACCCGGACACTAATTTTGAACAGGCCAAAGCAGCTTAATGCACTTTCCTCCACAATG ATTAAGGAACTCCTGAGGAGTTTCATTGCTTACCAAAAAGACGATGGAGTTAAACTGTTGATTATGAAG GGGAAAGGGAGAGCATTTTGCGCTGGAGGTGATATTGTTGTATACTCCCAGGCTATACTTGATG TTGGCTGGAAATGGGGTGCTGATTTATTCGAAAATCTGTATTTCCTAAATTATATAATTGCAACTAGTATCAAACCTCAG GTTTCTCTTCTAACTGGAATTGTCATGGGTGGAGGTGCTGGTATTTCTTTAAATGGAAGATTCAGAGTTGTCACTGATAAGACG GTTTTTGCAATGCCCGAAACAGCTCTGGGTTTCTTTCCGGATGTCTCATATTTTCTATCTAGGCTACCTGGGTTCTATG GAGAGTATGTTGCTCTTGCTGGTGCAAGACTGGACGGCGAAGAAATGCTTGCATGTGGTCTGGCTACTCATTTTGTCAGGTCAAAT AGGCTGCCATTGCTGGAAGAATCGCTTAAAAAGGTGGATACTTCCAATACTTTTGTTGTTTGTGGTATTATCGATCAATTTTCCGAACATCCATCACTGAAAGAGAACAGCTCTTTGAAGAG GTTGGAAATCATCAACAAATGTTTTTCCAAAAGGACAATTGAAGAAATTATATCTGCTCTT GAGCAAGTGGCCTCAAATTTGTCTGATGAATGGGTTACTGCAACAATCCAGTCCTTGAAAAAGGCTTCTCCTACTAGTCTGAAAATCACCCTAAGATCG ATAAGAGAAGGGAGAACACAATCTGTTGGGGATTGCTTACGTCGGGAGTATAGAATGGTTTGCCATGTCGTCCGTGGTGACTTCAGCAGAGACTTATTTGAA GGATGTCGAGCTATAATGATAGAGAAAGATAAAAACCCAAAG TGGATGCCTCCAAGTTTGGACCAAGTGCATGAGGAGGCAGTTGAACAATATTTCTCCAAAATTGATGATCCACAATGGGAAGAATTGAACCTACCTTCCAGACATTCGCATGGAAGAAATATCGAGTCCAAACTTTGA
- the LOC120644972 gene encoding 3-hydroxyisobutyryl-CoA hydrolase 1-like isoform X2: protein MISGEIERHSTSNVRFGSLRRGLETLACMPARGKEEMASLHYSGSTAGGVDSDQLLVEANGSTRTLILNRPKQLNALSSTMIKELLRSFIAYQKDDGVKLLIMKGKGRAFCAGGDIVVYSQAILDVGWKWGADLFENLYFLNYIIATSIKPQVSLLTGIVMGGGAGISLNGRFRVVTDKTVFAMPETALGFFPDVSYFLSRLPGFYGEYVALAGARLDGEEMLACGLATHFVRSNRLPLLEESLKKVDTSNTFVVCGIIDQFSEHPSLKENSSLKRLEIINKCFSKRTIEEIISALEQVASNLSDEWVTATIQSLKKASPTSLKITLRSIREGRTQSVGDCLRREYRMVCHVVRGDFSRDLFEGCRAIMIEKDKNPKWMPPSLDQVHEEAVEQYFSKIDDPQWEELNLPSRHSHGRNIESKL from the exons ATGATCAGTGGTGAGATTGAGAGGCACAGTACTTCCAACGTCCGATTCGGGAGCCTCCGGCGCGGCCTCGAGACGCTTGCTTGCATGCCTGCCCGGGGGAAGGAAGAGATGGCCTCGCTGCATTATTCCGGCAGCACTGCTGGTGGGGTTGACTCAGACCAG CTTTTGGTAGAAGCAAATGGCTCTACCCGGACACTAATTTTGAACAGGCCAAAGCAGCTTAATGCACTTTCCTCCACAATG ATTAAGGAACTCCTGAGGAGTTTCATTGCTTACCAAAAAGACGATGGAGTTAAACTGTTGATTATGAAG GGGAAAGGGAGAGCATTTTGCGCTGGAGGTGATATTGTTGTATACTCCCAGGCTATACTTGATG TTGGCTGGAAATGGGGTGCTGATTTATTCGAAAATCTGTATTTCCTAAATTATATAATTGCAACTAGTATCAAACCTCAG GTTTCTCTTCTAACTGGAATTGTCATGGGTGGAGGTGCTGGTATTTCTTTAAATGGAAGATTCAGAGTTGTCACTGATAAGACG GTTTTTGCAATGCCCGAAACAGCTCTGGGTTTCTTTCCGGATGTCTCATATTTTCTATCTAGGCTACCTGGGTTCTATG GAGAGTATGTTGCTCTTGCTGGTGCAAGACTGGACGGCGAAGAAATGCTTGCATGTGGTCTGGCTACTCATTTTGTCAGGTCAAAT AGGCTGCCATTGCTGGAAGAATCGCTTAAAAAGGTGGATACTTCCAATACTTTTGTTGTTTGTGGTATTATCGATCAATTTTCCGAACATCCATCACTGAAAGAGAACAGCTCTTTGAAGAG GTTGGAAATCATCAACAAATGTTTTTCCAAAAGGACAATTGAAGAAATTATATCTGCTCTT GAGCAAGTGGCCTCAAATTTGTCTGATGAATGGGTTACTGCAACAATCCAGTCCTTGAAAAAGGCTTCTCCTACTAGTCTGAAAATCACCCTAAGATCG ATAAGAGAAGGGAGAACACAATCTGTTGGGGATTGCTTACGTCGGGAGTATAGAATGGTTTGCCATGTCGTCCGTGGTGACTTCAGCAGAGACTTATTTGAA GGATGTCGAGCTATAATGATAGAGAAAGATAAAAACCCAAAG TGGATGCCTCCAAGTTTGGACCAAGTGCATGAGGAGGCAGTTGAACAATATTTCTCCAAAATTGATGATCCACAATGGGAAGAATTGAACCTACCTTCCAGACATTCGCATGGAAGAAATATCGAGTCCAAACTTTGA